The Toxoplasma gondii ME49 chromosome XII, whole genome shotgun sequence genome includes a region encoding these proteins:
- a CDS encoding hypothetical protein (encoded by transcript TGME49_307780), translating to MGMETSGDGERLSSAASRRAPLQQGARPDKWPQLPCMIPDLVVPETSKSIWEFRSPALPWDPIGPPGSGEAPKCFVDAKFLRSAVPAKIRERTAGWKRAPSCWDPSTSLEEYPAVDLSFSPGASGTLPELPSDSGSKQKQRVGRSGSNRTKTEAPETRDNDPAPVSLQRKGGLNRFADSHIGNTSQAPTGGGKKLYYADIGKADSNATGSATSEKAAGKANGGLSETSLKLLMDDRLLAYVDLEALLVEGRRGNQPVVVDLDAFLSRDVGSIVTPPGAPLCVAGIASAFSVIADNAVLLPKGTFLWELIYPQSESGWPLYNPQGLYYVKLFLRSRWCLVEIDDLIPCDPAHRPLAPLSSQGKHELWPLLLTKAIWKAFQGEIALGMSEIPILEALSGRKEVAFPLTAGVIRHFLNKGFWASVKIRPTEAQTFDRRHETETSQGSTDSHEDASVTFLVCNLSPENSTTQQVCLRSGAFSLKRDYLQLHKSSNVVQQRFRESQPTAKRVVPGGLSSTDFFFPEEEGESEEEYGGLFSVVSSDHPENRTELMTQRAKEESKRKAKELRKDDRGRIIICKPWGKLLKHLLGDALPHPLPDATLHDFLAEESRPNTLRQTDTEGTFRPPNGVGSLQDAHATKINRQNDVFGGPSGKVINRETTLPLS from the coding sequence ATGGGGATGGAAACGTCTGGCGACGGAGAAAGGCTGTCTTCGGCGGCATCTCGTCGTGCTCCCCTCCAGCAAGGGGCACGCCCAGACAAATGGCCACAATTGCCCTGCATGATTCCCGATCTTGTGGTCCCCGAAACCTCGAAAAGCATTTGGGAATTCCGATCGCCTGCCCTCCCATGGGATCCCATCGGTCCCCCTGGGAGTGGAGAAGCACCCAAATGTTTCGTCGACGCAAAATTTCTTCGCAGTGCAGTGCCGGCGAAGATAAGGGAACGGACAGCTGGCTGGAAGAGGGCACCAAGCTGCTGGGACCCTTCGACTTCACTCGAGGAGTACCCCGCTGTCGATCTTAGCTTTTCCCCTGGGGCGTCTGGCACATTGCCCGAACTGCCGAGCGATTCTGGCAGCAAACAAAAGCAACGCGTTGGACGGTCGGGTAGCAATCGTACAAAAACTGAAGCTCCAGAAACGCGCGACAACGACCCGGCACCTGTctcgctgcagagaaagggaggatTAAACCGTTTTGCCGACAGCCACATCGGAAATACCTCGCAAGCTCCCACCGGAGGCGGCAAGAAACTGTATTACGCTGATATAGGCAAGGCGGATTCCAATGCAACCGGGTCTGCGACGTCAGAAAAGGCTGCGGGGAAGGCAAATGGTGGACTTTCGGAAACGTCTCTAAAGCTACTGATGGACGACCGCCTGTTGGCTTATGTGGACCTGGAGGCCTTGCTTGTAGAAGGACGACGCGGTAATCAGCCAGTGGTTGTAGACCTAGACGCCTTTCTCAGCCGCGATGTGGGGAGCATCGTGACACCACCAGGTGCGCCTCTATGCGTTGCTGGGATAGCTTCTGCATTTAGCGTGATCGCCGACAACGCTGTCCTCCTTCCCAAGGGCACGTTTCTCTGGGAATTAATCTACCCACAGTCTGAATCTGGCTGGCCGTTGTACAACCCTCAAGGCTTGTATTATGTTAAACTCTTCTTACGCTCGCGGTGGTGCTTGGTGGAGATCGACGACCTCATACCCTGCGACCCAGCCCACAGGCCTCTAGCACCTCTGTCCTCTCAAGGCAAACACGAGCTTTGGCCGTTGCTGCTTACTAAGGCGATCTGGAAAGCATTCCAGGGAGAAATCGCGCTCGGCATGTCGGAAATTCCGATACTCGAGGCCCTaagtggaagaaaagaagtcgcttttcctctgaCAGCTGGAGTCATACGGCACTTTTTGAATAAAGGCTTTTGGGCTAGCGTCAAGATACGACCCACAGAGGCTCAGACTTTCGATCGGCGACACGAAACAGAAACTAGCCAGGGATCGACTGATAGCCATGAAGATGCGAGTGTCACATTTCTGGTTTGCAATTTGAGTCCTGAAAACTCGACAACCCAGCAAGTCTGTCTGCGGAGCGGAGCGTTCTCTTTAAAACGAGATTATCTTCAGCTACACAAAAGTAGTAATGTCGTTCAACAGCGATTTCGTGAGTCCCAACCTACAGCGAAACGGGTCGTGCCCGGTGGGCTAAGCTCGACCGACTTTTTTTTTCcggaggaggagggagaatCCGAAGAGGAGTACGGCGGTTTGTTCTCTGTTGTCAGCTCGGACCATCCAGAAAACAGAACGGAACTTATGACTCAGAGAGCCAAGGAAGAATCAaagcggaaggcgaaggaacTTCGAAAGGACGATCGCGGGCGCATCATCATATGCAAGCCATGGGGAAAGCTACTAAAACATTTACTTGGAGACGCCTTACCGCATCCTCTGCCTGACGCTACCTTGCACGACTTTCTTGCCGAAGAGAGCAGACCGAACACATTGAGGCAGACAGACACCGAAGGCACATTTAGACCGCCCAACGGAGTTGGGAGCCTCCAAGACGCCCACGCCACCAAGATTAACAGGCAAAATGACGTATTTGGAGGCCCCTCTGGCAAGGTAatcaacagagaaacgacacTCCCCCTCAGCTGA